The genomic stretch GATCTGCCGCCGCTGTCACGCTCGCCGACACGTGCCGCCCGTCGGACCTGCGACGCCCCGGTTGCTTTCGCCTTGCTGTCCTCCTCCTGTCCGGTTGCCGACGAGCCCAAGCATCCACCGTCCAGAGTCCAGACCCCCACAGCGCCAAGCTCCGTCTGACCgtctgagttttttttttttcaaatttgcGTTTGTACAAGAATTCATTCAAGTCTCTAACTGAAAATTAGAACTTAGCAATTCTTTCACAAATTGAACCATGCATACAGAAAATCTCGCAATAAACAGATGAAATTTCGATTGGATTTACTTCTAGCctcctacttttttttttttttgagcaggAGCCGAGCTAGCCTCCTACTGTACAGTCCCACCGCGCATTGGTGAGAAAGACGCGGATCGCCGCCGCGCCTCTGCATTTTGGACTGCTCATGAATCCGTAAGGCCCAGACCCAGACGTATGTTTCCCGGCCTGTgcatcagacgggacaggctggTTCCTGTGGCGGGCTTCATTGTTTGGCCCATTAAAAAAACAACTATCCCAATTCCTTCTTTGTTTTTTTCCTTCTTTAAATAACACATtcaaaaccagaagaacaaaagagtttttcttttcatttaagAAGTTTTATTCACAAAAAGGCAGTTTGATGGAGGGAACGTATACtgtgcaacctatgcaaccacCAATTAAAGCCATGGATTCCCATCTGGGCTATATATAAACCAAGAGACAAATCCTGCCTTCTTCCTCTACTCTCCGTGTGAATGGACAAGAACAATGCTTGGTGTCCATGACTGTAACTGTATCTATGTATGTACATGGAGATGGAGGAGATGAGATCCAAGCATGCAAACAATGGAAAGGTACGGCTAAGCCTACGCTACGCGTACCAGCCTCCATCACAGCCCCGCAGGGCTGCCGCCCTTCCTGGGGTCGCTCACGGCGGTGAGCCTCCCGCGGAAGACGCCGTGGTCCGGCGTGGCCGGCGGCTCCGCCAGCTCGTGCACGATGAACTGGCACACGGCGCCCGACACCGTGCTCCTCAGCCAGTGGCCCCTCTCCTCCAGGAACGCCCTCGCCGCGCCGCTCAGCGCGATCACCTCGCCGTCGGCCACCGTCATGTTCTCGTACGTCACCACGTTCGGGATCAGCTGCGGGGGAAAGGAACAACACACGTTGCTCAGTCGTCGAACGAAGCAGGGCGTTGCCATGGCGGCGGCCTAGCTGGCTGTGTTTGATTGATACCTTGTGGTACACCCTGGGCTGCTGCACGGCGGCCAGAGGGTCCATGCCGACGACGAAGTGGTTCAGGAACACCTGGGTCACCGTGGCGATGATGTTCGTGCCCCCGCTGCCTCCGAGGACGCCGGCGAGCTGGCCGTTCTGCGACGGCTTCCATTTTTCAGTACGAAGCGATCGAGACGTAATCGTGCCGTCAGAACGACGAGACGACGGACTCAAGCGATGCAAGCCAGACGGCGGCACGCGAACTGTACCTTGAGTATGATCAGCGGCGTCATGGAGGACAGGGGCCGTTTCCCGGGGGCTATGAAGTTGGCCGGCGCGGGCGGGAGGTGGTCCGGCGTGAGCTTCGCGGGGACGGAGAAGTCGTCCATCTCGTTGTTGAGCACGATGCCCGTCGACGGCGACAGCACCTTGGCGCCGAAGTAGTAGTTCACGGTCGTCGTCATCGCCACCGCGTTCCGGTCGCCGTCCACCACGCACAGGTGGCTGGTGCCGTGGTCATCCAGCTGCTTCCACCTGATGCCATGCCATTGCCGCCAACCAAAACATAATCAATTAATCTTTCTGACGAGTGATGACCGCTGCAACTGATTACTGATAAAAGCCGCAATGCAATTAGGCATACGTACTTGGGGAAGTAGTAGCCGGGAGGGAACGTGGTGTTGTCCACGATCCTTTGCCGGACTTTGTCGGCGAATGGCGGCGACAGCATCGCGGCGACGTCGCCGGTCACGTTCACGAAGTCGGGGTCGCCGAGGTCCATCCGGATGGCCAGCATGTGCTTGATGGATTCGATGATCCGGTGGATGCCAAGGAACCCCTTCAAGAACTCGAGCGATTTGTACCCTCGCAAGATGTTCAGAATCTGCAGTGATCATCATACGAGCGAACCAAGGAAAAAGACAATTAAATGCACGTCGCTTCTCGCATTTGAATCGATCGAATCCTTGCAGCAGGGCAGGAGCAAGAGCAAGCACTGACCAGCGTCATCCCGACGGTGCCGCTGGACGGCGGCGGCATGCCGAGGAAGGTGTACCCCATGGCGTGGGCGCGCATGGCTTCGCTCACCTCCACCGCGTACCCTCTGAGGTCGTCCACCGTCAGGATGCCGCCCGCCGCCCTGACGTCGCGGACAAGGCCCTCCCCGACGGCGCCGCCGTAGAGCGCCGCGGCGCCCTCCTCCGCGACGCGCTCCAGCGTGGCCGCCAGCGCCGGGTTGCGGCACGTCTCCCCGGCCGCCAGCACCGTCCCCGCCGGCGCGAACACGGCGCGCAGGCCGGGGTCCGCGAGCACGGCGTCCTCGCTCTCCTTGAGCGCGTGCGCCACGTACGCGACGATCTCGTAGCCGTCCCGGGCCAGGCGGATCGCCGGCGCCACCAGGTCCCGCCACGGCAGCCGCCCGTACCGCGTCCACGCCGCGTGGAGGCCCGCGAGCTCGCCCGGGACGCCCATGGCCAGCGCGCCCCTGTACTTCGTCGTCGGGTCCGCGGCGTACATGTCCTGGTGTTTGCACgagcacaaaaaaaaaaaaaaaacagagatgcAGTAAGAACATGCTCAAGTTCAAATATTCTGTGCACATTTTGAGACTGCTGGAAATTACCAGAGGCGGTAATTATTGTTTTGCTTGAACGTTAACTTATACTGTATTAACATGTACTAAGAACAAAATTTCATCTGGAACCAAATTTAAAACGCAGAGGTTGTTCTTCAgtgcaaaaaagaaaaagaaaaaaaaaagacactcGAGAATGTTTAGAAATGCATGCGCTTGGTTGGTAGTTGGCTAGTTGCAGCTAATCTGAAAGCCGTCCGACAATACGATGGCACACAAGCAACTgaccaagatcaagatgggttgCCTGCTGACTCTCATCTCTGAAATTCTTGATGCAGATCACAGAGCACAGCAAATAATTGGGTAGAAAAAAGTTGCTGACGCTAATCTGAAAGTTGCAGCTAATCTCATAATCTAGATCACAGAGCACAAAGCATTCCACTAATAAAAAAAAGTTGTTACGCATCCTCCGATCCCTTGTGCCACTGCTACATACCATTTCGAATTTTCGATGGAATGTCTGACGCTACACTGTTCAGATCAGATCGTGGCCTCGTGGGCGTGCCTGAACCACGTGGCTACAAAAAAGTGTAACAAAAAAAGCATATTGCACTCGATGGGATACTCAACCAAATCTGcttcttttcaaatttgaggAAGTACAATCTGAATTCTGAACGGTAAAGCAGACTACGCCACTGAAGATCCTTTGGGTTGTTGGAGTCGTTTATTTGAGGATAGGTGTACGAAACATCCCTATTTAATAGTGCGGATATTCAGCCAAATCTGCTTTCTTTTCAATAGTGCGCCATGCATTATCTCATTATTTCTTGCAACTGTATCTGACGTCGTAGTCGAGCGCACATAATGATTTTGCCAACTTTATGATGAATTGGCACGATTAAAAGGTACCCTATAGtaaacataggccttgtttagttcaaaaaaatttgtaaaatttttcatatttccaatcacatcgaatctttagacgcatgcattgagcattaaatatagataaaaataaaaactaattacacagttcacttctaatttgcgagacgaatcttttttgtttagttagttcatgattggacaatatttatcaaatataaacgaaagtgctacaatatttattttgcaaaaaagtttagaactaaacaaggccatattagTGAGTAGTGTCCATCAACATGTATTAACATTGAATGATGTTACATTGTTACATAACAAATTTATTCTTTTAACATCTGTCATGTAGTCTCAAGGCCCCTTTGATACGTATGTCTAGTTACTAGTTGGAACTAAAATTAGTCATGGTTAGtagctagttttttttttcaaaaattgcTAGCAGGATTATGCCAGACAAATATATTAACAGGGAAGGGGATTAGCTAGCTAGTTGACTAACAACTCATACTTAGCTAAAAGTTTACTCCCCACataatagtatttttttctcaaatcAGCATAAACATTAGCCGCAAAAACTTCAACATTTGCAATATTATTCTTTTATAAGATTCACCGTGCAGTCTTAGTCTTTCACACACATTTAAAAGAAATTATTTGAGCATTTTTTTATTATAGATAATATAGCAAATGTTAAAGTTGCGTGTCTTTGCAGTGGCAATTGCAGCGGAATCTGTCCCCTCATCGAAAACAAAATGCAGGGGCTGGTCGTTTCAGTGGCCTGCGCAATTTGGCGTGGCTGTGTGCCGTGTGCGCGCCTATCACTAGCGTAAGCGTACCTGGCCCACCAGACAGCGACACGCGGGCAACCCAGGCGCCCAACTGCTGCTGGCCAGGTGTCATGCGGCCCCACATGTCATGGACCTGTACGGGACGAAGGGCAGCGTCCCTCTCCTTGCTCGCGAGTCGCGATGACGAGCCTCCCTCCCGCCCTTGGGTTCCAACTAACTCAACAATCCATGGCGAGCAACGGAGCAGAGTAGGTGCGATGTGCGGACTGCGGAGCGCACTGCGCACGCGCGTACGTACCGTCGTGGCGGCGGCCGGCGCGGTCTCCCGGGCGTCGAAGGCGACGGCGTCGCCGGATGCGGCGTCCCTGACGACGACGAAGGCGCCCCCGCCGAGGCCGCTGGACATGGGGTGCACCACGCCGAGGCAGAGCGCGGCGGCCACGGCGGCGTCCACCGCGTGCCCGCCCGCGCGCAGCGCCGCGGCGCCCACCTCCGAGCACCTCGCgtcgtccgccgccgccgcgcccacgCCGGACTCCACCTCGTGCGGGCTCTGCCGCGCTGCGGCGCCCGCGGGACCGGGACCGCGGGAGACGACGCCGGGACCGGGACCGGGACGGCCGCCGGAGCTCAGGAGCAGCACGACGCCCGCCAGCGCGAGGAGCGCCGCGGCGATGGCCAGCGCCGTCCACGGGCGGCTGCTGCTCCGGCGACCTCGCGGAGGGACGTCCCAGTCCCGCCAGACCGTTCCGTCGTCGACTCGAACCCCGAGGAGCGGGCCCCGGAGAGCCTCTTCTCCGTTCGCGGCCATGGCTGCTCCGTCGCGCGCCCCCGCCGGCTCGGAGATTGTCGCCCGTTCCCTTGGGCACGACGCGAGAGGGGGGAGGGCCAGGGATTCTGGATTCTTGGATGGCGACTGGCGAGAGCGAGAGCTCGCTCGGTCCCTTGTGCTTGGCGGGGGAAGCTGCAATTATATGGACagtgccatctgctgcatctGGCCAATAGCACGTCTAACTgtgagagcatctccaagagaggCTACCAAATGAGATTTTAGTGTAAAAATTACCTTCCAACAATTTTTCTAAATGATCATTCGAATATAATCATCTTCTATTTCAAATTTTTTCACTAGCCAAAAATAGAAGACGAGACTGATTCTCTAGaatatgcatgagatatataaaaaTTATTAGAGGGTGAAAAGATATACAAaataatttttatgtaaataacTCACCAAATAATAATCTAGAAAGTGAAATTTCAGAAAGATTTGCCCTTACCGGTAGCgccgatttttttttctcttgtcCGGCTCTAGCTAAATGGCTAAAGCTGGCGCTTTGTTTATAGCTTACTAGTGAGCAAATGCAGCTGAAGAAGAGGACTTGCCaggtgattttttttattatcgATCAGACaagaagtactaaatatatatactatttgtaaaactaaaaataacaattaaaaaataatttacgagatgaatcttttgagtctaattagtttataattaaacactagttatcaaataaaacgaaaatgctaccgcgCCCATTAAATTTTATCACCCTCAAGCAAACACCACCTTTACTTAATGAGATATAGAAGCAACAGTTGCTTGTGCTTGTACCAGTTCTAGTGTATGTAGTATATACTAGTATTGTTGAAGAACAGGTGCAGGCGTTGTTTATTTCGCTAACCCGGCCACAAGTTGTCGGATATACCTATATATAATATTATGTCTTTATTTATATCGTTCCACAAGATTGATTATATCGTGATGCGATGACCCACTGATGTGGTATGAATGATCTTACCCGTTTGATTCATTATTAGCGAGAATAGTAGGTAGAAAAGAGTATAGGTCGTGCGCAAGTTCACTTCCTTGGCAGAGACTTGAGGCTTAAACAAGTGCCCAACCTGACCAAGAGTAGCTATTGTTCGTTCAGGCGTGGCTGAACTCAATGGCACGACGTCATTGCCGCGCGTTATGACGGGAAGGAGGAGGCGACGAATTTTGCTGCGGTCAATGTCGGGACGAGACACGGCACCGTTGTTAATCTTTTCTTGCACGCGCCTCGCCCgccgtctccctctctctaggtCTCAGTCTCAGCTCAGCATGggcggagccaaggcccggccaCCCTGGGCCAGTGGCCGGGCTCCTCCGTTGGCTACTGCAAATACATAATAGTTAGTCATAGcttaaaacaaaaaacaaaaaaagaagctGAGATCCTGCTAAAAAACAAAAGCTGCTTCTAAtaaataaaactaaaaaaagAAGCTACATACAGTACAGAGATGAAGTAGGGAGCAGACGTGCTAAAGACTCAGTGATTATTTTAGTTTAAAATTTAAAACTTGGTTGTCTAATTTTACTTGTATATTATAGAATTATTATATGTCCTATTTTATATAGCTTTGTTAGGCACTATCAATGCAATATTAAAGACCGTAGATAAATCttggaatatattttcataatatttatttggtaatcTAAATATTGCTAATATTTTGTATAAAGCTAGCTAAATTTAAGAAAGTTTGGCCAACATGCATCTCCTAGCGTCTTTCTTTTCGTGACGGAAGGAGTATTCCTTTCTGCACAATACTTTTTTTTCCAATAATATATCTTTCTCTTACTCGTCTATTTATCACATCTCTTCATGTTTTAGTTCACATGTAcacattatttttatttaaaaataattttattattttttaattgcAGTTTTTTTAATTAATTGATATCCTAATCGATGAAAATATATAGAACCATGTGTTTTGTACGTTAGTGACCTTACTACTAGCATAGTGTTTTATCTCGCCCAGGCTCTATGAAATTCTTGGCTCCGCCACTGCAGCTTAGCATTGAGAAGCCATGCATCGTGCCGTGCACAATAGCTTCAGTTGTCAGCTGCTTGCTCATTGTCAGGATAGAAAAAGGCTAATGACGAGTTGAACGGTGGCCCAATGCTGTCAAAGCAGTAACCATCAGTCCATCGTAATTCCATTTCACCCGCAATTGAACAACACACttttagggcactcccaatgctaacTACAcatagtttctatacctattattttttatagacactatctatagaaactatatatGGTTCCAatagatagtttctatagaatatttttttatccaatcacattcattctttcTCCATTCTCAGCCAATAATATCACTACATGTCTTGGATttcgtgtagacatggtttctaacttagacccagtttctataatttttgctctctctcttcaataactatcttgccacatcagcaaaatacttagGTGACActataattaatgtctatataAATCATGGtagtttctgcattgggagtgctcttAGGAAATTATGAGttgctttgattttttttacataGACTttgttatgtatctagacatatattaTATCTAATACATAGCAAAAATGATGTATCAAAAAAAGTaaaagcgacttataatttagaatgaaaaAAGTACTGCAGAAATTAAGATAACTTCATGATCACCTCCTCAATGGGTGAAAATTTAAACATCCCTGATCTCTTCGGTTTCGTTTCCGATCTtctgttatttatttattttttgatgCAAAATGTCAAAGTAAAATCAAAGGATGGGTTAACCGCTTTCGTTCAACCATGCGTCACTGTCTGTGTAACCGAGGCGAGGCGGCGGGGGAGGAGGGGACAGGGTGAGGTACATTGGTCGGAGCTTTTGTATGGAGCCACAGAACCAGTCTAGATGCGAGATGAAgtcgaaaaaggaaaaaaaaaaaaaagtctagATGCATCATGACTAGTAGTACATGGTCATGTTACGAGTCTATGACACGTACATAGATACACACCATTCAACGCTCTGGAGGCGAATTGTAGGGTATTATTAGTTGACCCCGGCCCTGTAGTACGAAATCAAGTTCGAGATTCCCTCCAAGTTGTTTACGTATTAGCAACAAACTTTGAATGAAAGAAGCACAAACGTGCGTCAAAGTTGAATTTAGATATCAGCTCTGTTCGTTTATCGAAAATCACTGAAAATACTGTTCACCTCCGTCAAAGTTGAATTTAGATATCAGCTCTATTCGTTTATCTAAAAAACCATGACTGAAAATACTGTTCACCAGTAGATAAACTCAAGTGAACAGAGCCATCCTCATTTGACACAATACCTAAGGACCAAGTTGTAGAGgaaaactattttttttaaagaaaagtgGCATAACAATTTGCAGGAAAAAAATGATCGCCAAAAGACGAGGAACTCCAAATTCAGGAGGAACGGCGTGGTTGCTCAACAATTTCGTCATCTCCGATTAAAGTGAGCATACTACTTTTGCAAATCCTGTAGAAACAATGATGAATATTCTGCACCAGCACCTATGGCCTATGGGCAACAGATGCGACGGCTGCAGTTGAGCGCACCAACTGCCCTGGGTCCCTCAAGCCAAGCCAGCCTCTCACAGACACAACACAACACTCCCACTACAGGAAAGTAGGGTATCAATTATCATAACTGTAAAGAGCCAAATGCATACTGCTTCCTCTATTGAGCAAGTCCATTTTCTTAACAATTCTGACAGGTTGAATTAAACTTATTTGTATGACTGGATGGTTGTCAGCTTGCGCAATATACCCTCCAAAGTCCAAACAATGGTTTATTAGGTTACAAGAGGAAAACAAATACAACAACGCATATGAATGGTATCCAGATCCTGCCCAATTTTGGAACCCAACTTGTACAGAATACACCAGAGTATCTTATCTACTTCTACAGATTCCTGTATCTCTGCTTGCCCATATACCCGACTCCTGTTCTCCTGTCCATTACCCTCAGGCCTAGCATATACTGAGCTCACCTGTGACCCCGGAAATCGTCTATTTGTCTGCACCTCAAATATAGGCCTCCAACAGACCACCAAAACTGTCTCCGAGATCAACTGTGGCACCTAACTGGTCAACTAAATTAACCTGCAATAGCAAACTATGATTAACTGGTCAACTAAATTAACCTGCAATAGCAAACTATGATTAAGTACCCACTTTTTAAGAGAAGGTGGGAACCAGCTAGCACCCTTTCTtccagaaaagaaaaacaacaaaAAGTTCAATTGCTGGTTAATTTTATATGATTTGGAAGTGACCGTTAAGTTTTTGCTTTTCTGTTAGGGTAGGagtttcaagaaaaaaaataatttactGAAAAAAGGAACAGTAAGGAACCATCTAccaattttgcaaaacagaaaAGTTAAATCCTGGTTCTTTGTGACATGATTCATCATGAACAGTACCTGAGGGTCAATAGCACTTACCAGTTGTGACAAAAAATGCATCCAATTAGGCTGTAACGATTACTGCACCATGCGCTTCCTCTTGGATCGTTTGCCCTTCTTCCCCGAGTAACTTGGAAGTTTCTTGTCACTGCCAGTACTGGATGCTTCCTCCACAGGTCCTCCCTGCTGTCAGGATTTTACATGAGTAACAGAGGATGAATTTCACATTTTTAAGGAGCTGTAGGGACAAGGAGTGTTTTTCAATATGACTAGCCTCAGAATGCCCAGCTATAATAATGGAAAAAAGGGTGAAGAGTACCTCTTCTGTGGTCTCATCATCTAATTCTTCATCCTCCATGTCATatgttgatgatgatgcatctgaaTCTCCTGCAGCAAGTGCTTTGCTGAGTTTTCTCctgttctcttcttcttttagCTGCCTAAACCTGCTTGTGAGATTGTATGTGAAAATTATAGCCAAGACAGAAGAGGTTTAAGCATCAAAATGAAGTTCAAAGGCACCTCTCTCCAGCTGGTTCAGCATTAGAGCGTTTTGCTCGTCCTGCTGTAATTATCCCACTACCTCCCTTACTCACTACAGGCTTTGCTCCACCCATTTTCCGTAACCAAACTTGCTGGGCTGTGCTGAGGACATTGTTTGTAAGCCTAATGGAAAACATGGAGTCAATACAAAATAGTCATGGATTTGATTGATTATTTGACTGTAAAATTCAGTGAACAGGGAAGGGGTTGTGAACTCATGATCTTTGTATGAAGCAATAAAAGAGACTGATGCACATACCAATAAATAGACAATCCTGACGGCACTGACAAAGAGAACCAGCCAATCATAAATGGAAGAAATTTCAAAATGAGCAGTGTGTTCTTCTGTGATGGGTCATCACTCTGTGGCAGACAATAGATCACAAGTTAAGCCATTGCAGTGTATAATTGCCACTATAACCAATGAAAGAATATACAGGAAGCATTCACCTGAGGTGGCTTCATGATCTCCATAGAGACATACTGAGAAGCAACAAGTAGCACAGGCAATACAAGGTAGCATATGGTGTCATGCCAGCCTAGCGGAGGATGACCATCCTGCATAATTTGGTTGAGATGTTACCATTAATTTTAGGCGTTTAACATATCTGCATACCACAATCATGAAAGCTTATAAACCAATGTATAGTCAGGCTCTGATATACAATAATAATAGAATTGCTGCATGACCAACTATTTCAGCCATGGTGCTAAAGAGGCAATGGAATTTAAATTATGCACCGTAGTTATCAAGGCAGTAAGGCGAGGCGTGGCAACTGACTACTGCCTTACGCTTAAGCGACTAAAGCGTGAGGCGAGGCAAAGGCAACACCTTAAGAAAGTAAGGAAAACTTTAAATAGCAGCTTACAGCAGTAGATGATGACgaaaaaagaaggaaaaaaaagaaaaagaaaagaggaGTAAGAAATGGGCTGGCCCAGCCCATCAGGCAGCCCATGTGCCCCTCCCCCTCCTGGCgtggcttcatctagaaagcttTCCATCTCTCAAAGCCTGGATGCACTGCTCTGCTTTCCTCCGCCCCTCTCCAGATGTACTGATTTGCTCAGTGCTCTTAGATCGACAACTGCTGCCGTTCTTGAGGGGGAAGAGGGCACGGCCGCTCAGCTCGGAAGCAGGTGGGCGGCAACATCTCCTGGGGGCGGGGCAGAATGTGTCAGCGCGGATGAGCTGCAGCTTCCTGTTCCTCTCCCGCTCACTCGGCAGCAGGTGGGCGGCAAACATCTCCCGGCAGTGGGGCAGAATGCATCGGCGCAGGTCCTTCCCTCCCTCCTCTCTCTTTCTCCCGTGCACTCGTTCTCTCCTGATTTTTGCCACCATTCTCCATGGATCTCACTTTTTTCCTGGCCAAATCACTCATATGGCGCACACCACAAGCGATTAGCACGATTCGGACGCTGACATTTTTTGGGCGCCTTGTCCATAACTGTAAGGTGGGCACCACACAGATCTAAGGCGAGTCGTCTGCTGTGGCATCGTAAGTGCAGTCCTTTGGCGCTTAAGCATCACCTAACACTGTTATTCACATAGAAAAGCTTTTGTTTGCTTGAATGCCATCGAATGTGCATCCTATCTAACTATGAAAAGAAACATTCCACTGTTCCAACACATCAGTATGATCTAAATTGAGTATCATGTTGCAACATACTAGTATGGTGATATGGTCACTCAAGTGCAATAGATCAAACTATTTTTCAGAACCAGGAATTGAACAACAAATTTATATGTTAATGAGATGAATTTCAGTACCACAAATGGGAAGAGCCACGAAATTCCAGAACCACTTTGCCGAGCTGCAATTGTTGTAGGACCTCCCAGTGACGGAATCCAGAAAAATCCTTCTGTGAACAGCCCCTTCATGCCATAGAAGACACTCAGCCCAAAAAGGCACTAAATCAAGCGAGCTTAAAGCAGTTGGACTAAACCTACCTCATTTGCTACATTTGAAAGTGCCTGGTAAAGACCAATCCATACAGGTATTGTCGCCAATGTTGGAAAACATCCTGTCAGATAAAGTATAAGATCATGATGATACTATGTCATAAAAGCACAGTTTTGCAAGGCAGGGAGGACTATATCaggaaaaaaaacaaatatgaCACGAAAGGATTCCTGTTCAGGAACCAAGCACACAATAAAATAGTCAGTATGGTTTTGGAGGAAAAAATTCAAGAAACCTGCTAAAGGGTTGACACCAGCTTGCTTGTATA from Sorghum bicolor cultivar BTx623 chromosome 3, Sorghum_bicolor_NCBIv3, whole genome shotgun sequence encodes the following:
- the LOC8060795 gene encoding gamma-glutamyltranspeptidase 3 is translated as MAANGEEALRGPLLGVRVDDGTVWRDWDVPPRGRRSSSRPWTALAIAAALLALAGVVLLLSSGGRPGPGPGVVSRGPGPAGAAARQSPHEVESGVGAAAADDARCSEVGAAALRAGGHAVDAAVAAALCLGVVHPMSSGLGGGAFVVVRDAASGDAVAFDARETAPAAATTDMYAADPTTKYRGALAMGVPGELAGLHAAWTRYGRLPWRDLVAPAIRLARDGYEIVAYVAHALKESEDAVLADPGLRAVFAPAGTVLAAGETCRNPALAATLERVAEEGAAALYGGAVGEGLVRDVRAAGGILTVDDLRGYAVEVSEAMRAHAMGYTFLGMPPPSSGTVGMTLILNILRGYKSLEFLKGFLGIHRIIESIKHMLAIRMDLGDPDFVNVTGDVAAMLSPPFADKVRQRIVDNTTFPPGYYFPKWKQLDDHGTSHLCVVDGDRNAVAMTTTVNYYFGAKVLSPSTGIVLNNEMDDFSVPAKLTPDHLPPAPANFIAPGKRPLSSMTPLIILKNGQLAGVLGGSGGTNIIATVTQVFLNHFVVGMDPLAAVQQPRVYHKLIPNVVTYENMTVADGEVIALSGAARAFLEERGHWLRSTVSGAVCQFIVHELAEPPATPDHGVFRGRLTAVSDPRKGGSPAGL
- the LOC110433977 gene encoding inner membrane protein ALBINO3, chloroplastic-like isoform X1; the encoded protein is MAKALLSSSLLPALPRAAGGSASRPLLLPPLRLRRGGRRAASACAVRAGLHGLDSVGGPHLQATLERAEAALYTLADAAVAAADAGGDAGEAAAAAVQKNGGWFGFISEALEVVLKVLKDGLSAVHVPYAYGFAIILLTIIVKAVTLPLTKQQVESTLAMQNLQPQLKAIQQRYAGNQERIQLETARLYKQAGVNPLAGCFPTLATIPVWIGLYQALSNVANEGLFTEGFFWIPSLGGPTTIAARQSGSGISWLFPFVDGHPPLGWHDTICYLVLPVLLVASQYVSMEIMKPPQSDDPSQKNTLLILKFLPFMIGWFSLSVPSGLSIYWLTNNVLSTAQQVWLRKMGGAKPVVSKGGSGIITAGRAKRSNAEPAGERFRQLKEEENRRKLSKALAAGDSDASSSTYDMEDEELDDETTEEQGGPVEEASSTGSDKKLPSYSGKKGKRSKRKRMVQ
- the LOC110433977 gene encoding inner membrane protein ALBINO3, chloroplastic-like isoform X2, encoding MAKALLSSSLLPALPRAAGGSASRPLLLPPLRLRRGGRRAASACAVRAGLHGLDSVGGPHLQATLERAEAALYTLADAAVAAADAGGDAGEAAAAAVQKNGGWFGFISEALEVVLKVLKDGLSAVHVPYAYGFAIILLTIIVKAVTLPLTKQQVESTLAMQNLQPQLKAIQQRYAGNQERIQLETARLYKQAGVNPLAGCFPTLATIPVWIGLYQALSNVANEGLFTEGFFWIPSLGGPTTIAARQSGSGISWLFPFVDGHPPLGWHDTICYLVLPVLLVASQYVSMEIMKPPQSDDPSQKNTLLILKFLPFMIGWFSLSVPSGLSIYWLTNNVLSTAQQVWLRKMGGAKPVVSKGGSGIITAGRAKRSNAEPAGERFRQLKEEENRRKLSKALAAGDSDASSSTYDMEDEELDDETTEEGGPVEEASSTGSDKKLPSYSGKKGKRSKRKRMVQ